The region GACAAGGCCCTTCTTCAGCAGGTCGCCGTAAACCTCATTCTGAGCATCGAAGCCAAACTTAGTATCCTTCGACTCGGCGACCTTGCCAGCGACCACCGAGCCATCAACGCCAGCATTCTCCGCGATTTGGCGTAACGGCTGGCTGAGAGAGCGGCGCACAATATCGACGCCGACCTGCTGGTCGTGGTTCTCCGGCTCGATCTTATCGAGAACCTTTGTCGCGTAGATCAAGCTTGTACCACCACCAGGCACGATGCCCTCCTCAACTGCAGCACGGGTCGAGTGTAAGGCGTCCTCGACGCGATCCTTGCGCTCCTTGACCTCGGTCTCGGTGATACCGCCGACTCGGATTACCGCAACACCACCGGCCAACTTGGCAAGGCGTTCCTGAAGCTTCTCGCGGTCGTAGTCAGAGCTAGTCTCGTCGACCTGCCTGCGGATCTGCTCGCAGCGGCCGTTGATGGTCTTACGGGCACCCGCCCCCTCGACGATCGTCGTGTCGTCCTTGGTGATCACCACGGTCTTCGTGGTCCCGAGCATATCGAGTGTGACACCTTCGAGCTTAATGCCGAGGTCCTCCGAGATCACCTGACCGCCAGTCAGCACCGCTATATCCTCGAGCATCGCCTTGCGGCGATCTCCGAAGCCGGGCGCCTTAACGGCCGCGACCTTGAGACCACCACGCAGCTTGTTGACCACCAGAGCGGCAAGCGCCTCGCCCTCGATATCCTCGGCGATCACCAACAGTGGGCGTGACGACTGCATCACAGCCTCGAGCACGGGCAGCATGGCCTGCAGGTTAGAGAGCTTCGCCTCGTGGATCAGGATGTAGGGATTTTCGAGTTCGACCTCCATCTTCTCCGCATTGGTCACGAAGTACGGCGATAGGTAGCCTCGGTCGAACTGCATACCTTCGACCACATCGAGTTCTGTCTCGAGGCCCTTGGCTTCTTCGATCGTGATCACGCCTTCCTTGCCAACACGCTCCATAGCGTTGGCAATGATGTCACCTATCTCTCGCTCGCCGTTGGCCGAGATGGTGCCGACCTGGGCGATTTCCTCGTGGCTCTGCACCTTGCGGGCGCGCTTTCCGACCTGCTTGACTACCGCGTCAACGGCGAGGTCGACGCCGCGCTTGAGATCCATCGGGTTCATGCCCGCGGCCACCGACTTCATGCCTTCGCGGAAGATCCCCTGGGCGAGCACGGTCGCGGTCGTGGTGCCGTCACCGGCAATATCGCTGGTCTTCGAGGCGACCTCACGGACCATCTGTGCGCCCATGTTTTCAAACTTGTCAGAAAGCTCAATCTCCTTAGCGACGGTAACACCATCCTTGGTGATGCGCGGTGCCCCGAAAGCCTTGTCGAGGACCACATTGCGGCCCTTAGGCCCGAGCGTGACCCTGACCGCATCGGCTAGGATATCGACGCCCCGCGCCATGCGCTGGCGGGCGTCCATACTGAATCTTACGTCTTTGGCTGCCATGACCAGGCCCCTATTCGATTATTCCCATGATGTCGGATTCCTTCATGATCAACAGGTCGTCCCCATCGATCTTGACTTCCGTGCCTGACCACTTGCCAAACAGCACAGTGTTACCTTTTCGAACGTCGAGCGGCTGCAACTTGCCGGCCTCGTCACGGGTGCCCGGTCCGACGGCGAGCACCTTACCCTGACTAGGCTTTTCCTTGGCGGTATCGGGAATGATAATCCCGCCCGCAGTCGTCTCCTCCTCACCGATGCGTTGAACCAGCACCCGGTCGTGAAGTGGCCTGACTTTCATGAGTCCTTCTCCCTCGCTTGCGCGTCTCATCGGCGAACACGATTTGGCACTGTCGCGACAAGACTGCCAATAGCCGTCGCCGGGATATATGTAGGGCAACCGGTGCTGTCAAGCAGCGGAAGGGATCGCCTCGCTCGATTGCGGGTAAATTCTGCTGCAATAGTCGAGGCGATGAGCAAAACGGGCAAGATTGGCACGCTCCAAAACTTCCCTGGACTGGGCCGACATTTCGTCATCACGGGGGGGTCATATCCTCAGCATATTAGTTAGAGACAGGCTAGGGTAACCCCTCTTCCAACGGCACGTAGAGACCGCAGCTAGCTCTACCTGCAAGCGTCCCCCGCGAATTCGCCACTCGCCAAAGATCTGGAGAATCAGCGCGGTCCGGCCAGGCGCCCTGTAGCGCCATGCCTTTTTCAGGTCGCGCTGTTGCACGGGGCTCAAAGCCACCACATCGATAATGAATGCTTCCAGTTGCCCATCAGGTGTGGCGTTAGGGATTCGCCAGCAGCTTCAACCTTTCCGACACCAAACTAAAGTGGCGGACCATTGCACCCATAGCCGCAGTGCCTCGGCCATCGTCACCTACAGCCAGACGGCACTGGTCAGGCCAACCGCTTCTGCCAAGCCTGCAGAATCATTGTGGACGACCGCCACGTTACGGCCACTCGAAAGCGCCGAATAGAACCTAGGCTACTCCAACGGCAAGAACTGAACCATCCATATGCCTGTTCTTGTCGCGTCTCTTGTTCAGGTCACTCTGTTTCGTCGTTCTGATTCGCCTCGAAAAGCTGGATCGGCGCCACCGGCATCACCGTTGAGATAGCGTGCTTGTATACTAGCTGCGATATTCCATCGCGACGCAACAGCACACAAAAATTATCGAACCAGGTGATCACACCCTGCAACTTCACCCCGTTTACCAAGAACACGGTTAACGGCGTCTTGTTCTTCCGCACATAGTTCAGGAATACGTCCTGAACGTTTTGCGATTTCTCCGCTGCCATTATCCCCCCATTCCGTTCCGTACGGACCGGAAGTCCTTCTCGTATTAGCAACGTGCAAATTCCACGCTCTACCGAACCATTATACCAACGCTTTTTGGCCCGCTGCGCAAGCCCATGTAGTTGCTAAGAGGAACTCGCGAAGGCAAGATACAAGGTGAGAAGGTGCTCAGTCACACTGCCAGGGCGGCCGTTTGCAATAACCTTGTCATCAATTTGCACCACGGGCACGACAAAAGAGCTGGTGCTGGTGAGGAAGGCTTCCCGGGCAGCTTTGGCCTCGTCCAGGCTAAAGGCGCGCTCGACCACCGGCAAACCAGCATCGCGCGCAACCGCCAGCAAGCGGCGGCGGGTGATGCCGCTCAGGATCGCGTTACTTTCCGGACGGGTGACGATGGCGCCATCGTGGTCCACGATCCAGGCGTTGGAGTGGGTTCCCTCGGTGACCATGCTGTCGGCATCGACCTGCCAGGCCTCAAAGGCGCCAGCCTCTGCTGCCCCCTGTTTGGCAAGAACATTGGGAAGTAGAGCCACCGACTTTACGTCGCAGCGTTCCCAACGCTGGTCATGAGTCGACACCACCCTCACTCCCTCTATCAAGGCGGAGGCGCTTGCCGGACGAGATGAGCGCGCCGTCGCCACCACCGAGGGACGGACGTGTGCCGGAAAAGTATGTTCGCGCGGCGCTACACCGCGGCCGACTTGCAGGTAGACGATACCCTCGTCAACCCGATTCCGTCGCACCATCTCTTCGAGCACCGCGTCGAGGGCAGCGCGGGACATCGGTATCGCGATGCCGAGTTCGCCCAACGAACGCTCAAGCCGCTCATGATGCCATTCCCGGTCAACCAGCTTGCCATTGAGGACCGCCACGACCTCATAGACACCATCAGCAAATTGCATGCTGCGGTCTTCGATATGGACCTGTGCGGAATGGTGCGGCACATAGCGTCTATTGACGTAGGCAACGCGGGTCATGGTTTCTCCAAGGCTCGTCGTTGCCAAAAGACCGGTGTTAATAGCACCAGAACCGCGAATACTTCCAGACGGCCGACCAACATGCCTGTCAAAAGCAACCACTTGGCGACCGTCCCGAGATCAGCAAGATCCGCCTTCACCTCAGTGACCTGAGACAGCAGCGGACCGGAATTGGTAAGAGCGCTTAAAGCCAGCGCCAAGGCAGTCTCGAAATGCAGGCCGGTCGCTGACAGCGTGATAGTCAAGAGGATTAGACAGAAGAGAAAAAGAACGAAAAATGACCAGACGGTCTGCATGACCTTATCATCCACCGCCGCCCGGCCGACCTTTACCGGGACGATGCCGTGTGGGTGATTGAGGCGGCGCAATTCACGAGCGCTCTGGCGCAGCAACAATAAGGCCCGCACGAGTTTGACCCCGCCAGCAGTTGACGCCGAGGCGCCGCCAATCAAAGCAAGGCCTGCAAGGAGCATAAGCCCGAAGACGGATGTGGCGACGGTCGAGGTCTGGCTGGGAAAGCCGGTGGTCGTCGCCGCCGATACCACGAAGAACACCGTATCACGCAATCCGGCCATGCTGCCAGGTGAGCCAGCGGCAATTTGCACTAGCCAGAGGACCGCCACCGAGACGCTCAGCAATACCAGCCAAAAGCCAAGCTCTGGGTCGCAACGGTAAACCCGACGCTGACCGTTAAGAGCGGCCCAATGGACCAGAAAATTCATCGCGCCGGCCATCATGAAGACGATCAGAACGATCTCGACCATAGCGTTGCCAAGACCAGACGGGCCGCCCGTGTTCGGTACAAAGCCACCCGTAGATAGTGTCGTGAGCGCATAGCAAAGCGCCAAAAACGGCGGCAAGCCAGAGAGTAGCAGCGCTACCAGGCAAAAGGTCGTCAAAGTGACATAGGATATCGCGACGATTTTTAGAGCTTGGGCAAATTGGGGGCGGAAAGATCCCTGCCCTCGCCGCCGTCCAACCTCGGCGACCACATCGGTGGGCATGGCCAGGCTTGGAGCTAGCGCAACAGCGAAGAGCAGCGTGCCGAAGCCGCCTAGGTATTGCAGGATGGCGCGCCACAAGACGATGCTGCGCTCGATTATTCCTGGATCCGCGAAGATCGAAAGCCCGGTCGTAGTCAGACCAGACATAGCCTCGAATACGGCGCCGGTATATTTTTCCACACCGCTGCTATAGGCGATGGGAATTGCGCCAAACAGCGCCAAGCTTACCCAGGCAAGAACGGTGAGCGCCAAGGCCTGACGGCGATCGACACCGCGTCCGGCATCACGGCCGACGATGAACAGTGCCACACCAACGAACAATGCCGCCCCGGCCCCAAGAGAAAAGCCAGCTGCAGCCAGGCTCTCGCCCTCGTCAAGTGCCAGCGCCAAGGGCAGACATTCCAGACCCGCAAAGACTATTAGCAACAGGCCAAGGACCCTGAAAAGCGAGGCCGAAACCATAAAAAATCAGAAGAAGCCGATCGCCACTGCAAACATCTGTTCGACCTTCTTCACCATATCGTGGGGAGCGAACAGAATGACTCTGTCATGTTCCTTTATGACGGTATCTCCACGCGGCACGATCACCTCGTCACCGCGCACCACAGCACCGACCAGAACACCTTTCGGCAGCCTGACATCCTTCAAAGGTGAGCCGACAAGGGGAGAGGTTTTCATTGCCTCAGCATCGATCACCTCGGCTGCACCGGCCCGCACAGTATAGACCGAGCGGATACGACCACGCCGCACATGCTGCAGAATGGTTGAGACCGTGATCTCTCGCGGACTCACAGAAGCATCGATGCCGAGGGGCGAGATCAGGGGCGCATAGGTGCTAGCATTGATCAGCGTCACGGCGCGCAAACAGCCATGGCGTTTAGCCAATACAGAGACCAACACGTTCGCCTCGTCATTGTCGGTCACTGTGATGATGGTTTCGGCAGCGGCGACATTGGCTTCCTCCAGCAAGTCGGCATCGAGGGCATCGCCGTTGAGCACAATGGTGTGCTCGAGCGTGTCTGCGACGTATTCAGCGCGGGCCTTGTCGAATTCTATGAGCTTGAGGTTGATCGACGGATTGCTGTTCTCTATCTGGCGCGCCAACAGTACGCCGATATTGCCGCCGCCAACGATGATAAGTCGCCGCGCCGCCTCTTCCTCGTGGCCGAATAACGTCATGGCGCGCGGCACGGCAGCCGTCTCGGAGATGAAATAGATCTCATCTCCGGACTGCAGCTGTTCCAATGGATCCGGATAGAGGCTGCGGTCGCCGCGGTTGATAGAGACAATGGTGATGGCGAGATCGGGGAATAGCTCGTTAAGCTGACGCAGTGGTGTGTTGAGCACTGGGCAGTCCTCGCCGAGTCGCACGGCCACAAGCCTCACCTTGTCGTCAGCAAAGTCGGCCATATCGAGCGCACCAGGCACATCAAGACGGCGAGCAACCGATTGCGCAACCTCCATCTCCGGCGAGATGACCACGTCGATCGGCATATGATCTCGGCTGAATAAATCCGCCCAGGCCGGCTCCAGGTAGGCCTGATTGCGCACGCGCGCGATCTTGGTCGGCACGTTGAATAGCGTGTGGGCGACTTGGCAGGCAACAATATTGATTTCGTCCGACTGGGTCACGGCGATGAGCATGTCCGCATCCCCAGCGCCGCCCTGCATTAGCATATCCGGATGCGATGCATAGCCCATTAGCGCCTGCACATCGAGCGCCTTCCCCACCTTTTGAATGCGTTCGCGCGAATGATCGATAACCACGACATCATTATCTTCGTCGGCCAGATGGCGGGCGATATTGAATCCCACCTCGCCGGCGCCGCAAACAAGCACTTTCACGATGCCGCTCCGACTGTCGTCCTAACGATCGTCACCGGTGATGCCGAGTGTCTTTAGCTTGCGGTGCAAGGCAGAGCGCTCCATGCCGACAAACGAAGCTGTGCGCGAGATGTTGTGTCCGAACCGGGTGACCTGCCTCTCCAAATATTGTTTTTCAAACATTTCGCGCGCTTCACGCAAAGGCAACCCCATCATCTCAGCACCGTTCTTAGGACGCAGAGAAACTGGTGTTTGCATCAGCAGCTCCGCCGGGAGCATGTCCGAGTTTACCGGGGCGTTGCTACCGCCCGGCGCCATAATCAAAATCCAGTCGATGACATTGCGCAATTGCCGCACATTGCCGGGCCAGTCGCAAGTCTGCAATACCGCAAGCGCGTCGCTGGAAAGCTCACGCGGCACCAGCCCGCTCATGGCGGTAGCACTACCCAGAAAATGATGAATCAGCAGAGGAATATCATCGCGACGCTCGTTCAGAGATGGCACCCGCAGCGGCACAACATTCAAGCGATAAAAGAGATCCTCGCGGAAGCGCTTTCCCGCGATCTCCACCTGAAGATCGCGACTGGTCGATGCTATGACACGCACCTCGACCTTGATGTGGCGGCTACCGCCGACACGCTGAAACGTTTGCTCCTGTAGGACCCGGAGGATTTTACCCTGAGTTTCCAGTGGCATATCAGAAATCTCATCGAGGTAGAGGATGCCGCCGTGAGCCTGCTCGAACATGCCGACCTTATTCACAGCGCCCGGCACAGCACTACCGCCATCGACGCCGAACAGTTTCTCCTCCATGCGCTCCGGTGTAATTGCCGCTGCATTGATGGCCACGAAAGGCGCCTGCTCGTGGCCCGATTGGGCATGAATGGCGCGGGCGACAACTTCTTTGCCCGAGCCAGCGGGACCATTGATCAAAACTCGGCTGCCGGTCGGCGCAACTTTGCTCACCGCTTCGCGCAATTGCTTGACCGACTGGGATTTGCCAACGATCTCGATCTGCCGCCCTGTGCGCAGGCGAAGCTCCGCGTTCTCACGTCTCAGCCGGAATGCCTCCAGGCCCCGTTCAATACAAAGCAGCAAACGATCCGCTTCGAACGGCTTCTCGATGAAGTCATATGCCCCGAACTTAATGGATGTAACCGCGGTCTGGATGTTGCCATGCCCGCTGATCATGATCACCGGCATGTCCATGTCACGTTCTTTGAGCAGTTTGAGCAGCGCCATGCCGTCGAGCCGGCTGCCCTCCAGCCAAATATCGAGGAGAATCGCATCCGGCTGACGGTCCTCAATCTCCGCAAGCGCACTATCAGCATCGCCCGCCACGCGAGCTTTGTAGCCCTCATCGACGAGAATTCCGGATATCAGCGAGCAAATGTCCCGCTCGTCATCAACAATCAGGATGTCAGTTGCCATCGGCTCGGGTCGTGCTCATGACTTCCTTGGTTCTCTCAGCCTGCCGATCGTCGCTCCGATCGAGCCGTGGAAAGCGCAAACACGCAAGGGTTCCGCATCCGCCACCCTCGGCGAGCACAACCTCACCTCGGTGATCCTCCATGATCTTTCTGACAATGGCAAGACCAAGACCAGTGCCAACCTCGCGCGTGGTC is a window of Alphaproteobacteria bacterium DNA encoding:
- a CDS encoding sigma-54 dependent transcriptional regulator, which translates into the protein MATDILIVDDERDICSLISGILVDEGYKARVAGDADSALAEIEDRQPDAILLDIWLEGSRLDGMALLKLLKERDMDMPVIMISGHGNIQTAVTSIKFGAYDFIEKPFEADRLLLCIERGLEAFRLRRENAELRLRTGRQIEIVGKSQSVKQLREAVSKVAPTGSRVLINGPAGSGKEVVARAIHAQSGHEQAPFVAINAAAITPERMEEKLFGVDGGSAVPGAVNKVGMFEQAHGGILYLDEISDMPLETQGKILRVLQEQTFQRVGGSRHIKVEVRVIASTSRDLQVEIAGKRFREDLFYRLNVVPLRVPSLNERRDDIPLLIHHFLGSATAMSGLVPRELSSDALAVLQTCDWPGNVRQLRNVIDWILIMAPGGSNAPVNSDMLPAELLMQTPVSLRPKNGAEMMGLPLREAREMFEKQYLERQVTRFGHNISRTASFVGMERSALHRKLKTLGITGDDR
- a CDS encoding co-chaperone GroES, which translates into the protein MKVRPLHDRVLVQRIGEEETTAGGIIIPDTAKEKPSQGKVLAVGPGTRDEAGKLQPLDVRKGNTVLFGKWSGTEVKIDGDDLLIMKESDIMGIIE
- the hfq gene encoding RNA chaperone Hfq; protein product: MAAEKSQNVQDVFLNYVRKNKTPLTVFLVNGVKLQGVITWFDNFCVLLRRDGISQLVYKHAISTVMPVAPIQLFEANQNDETE
- the groL gene encoding chaperonin GroEL (60 kDa chaperone family; promotes refolding of misfolded polypeptides especially under stressful conditions; forms two stacked rings of heptamers to form a barrel-shaped 14mer; ends can be capped by GroES; misfolded proteins enter the barrel where they are refolded when GroES binds), giving the protein MAAKDVRFSMDARQRMARGVDILADAVRVTLGPKGRNVVLDKAFGAPRITKDGVTVAKEIELSDKFENMGAQMVREVASKTSDIAGDGTTTATVLAQGIFREGMKSVAAGMNPMDLKRGVDLAVDAVVKQVGKRARKVQSHEEIAQVGTISANGEREIGDIIANAMERVGKEGVITIEEAKGLETELDVVEGMQFDRGYLSPYFVTNAEKMEVELENPYILIHEAKLSNLQAMLPVLEAVMQSSRPLLVIAEDIEGEALAALVVNKLRGGLKVAAVKAPGFGDRRKAMLEDIAVLTGGQVISEDLGIKLEGVTLDMLGTTKTVVITKDDTTIVEGAGARKTINGRCEQIRRQVDETSSDYDREKLQERLAKLAGGVAVIRVGGITETEVKERKDRVEDALHSTRAAVEEGIVPGGGTSLIYATKVLDKIEPENHDQQVGVDIVRRSLSQPLRQIAENAGVDGSVVAGKVAESKDTKFGFDAQNEVYGDLLKKGLVDPAKVVRAALQDAASVAGLLITTEAMVADRPEEKSDAPAGAPDMGGMGGMGGMGGMGGGMF
- a CDS encoding D-amino-acid transaminase; the protein is MTRVAYVNRRYVPHHSAQVHIEDRSMQFADGVYEVVAVLNGKLVDREWHHERLERSLGELGIAIPMSRAALDAVLEEMVRRNRVDEGIVYLQVGRGVAPREHTFPAHVRPSVVATARSSRPASASALIEGVRVVSTHDQRWERCDVKSVALLPNVLAKQGAAEAGAFEAWQVDADSMVTEGTHSNAWIVDHDGAIVTRPESNAILSGITRRRLLAVARDAGLPVVERAFSLDEAKAAREAFLTSTSSFVVPVVQIDDKVIANGRPGSVTEHLLTLYLAFASSS
- a CDS encoding potassium transporter TrkG gives rise to the protein MALALDEGESLAAAGFSLGAGAALFVGVALFIVGRDAGRGVDRRQALALTVLAWVSLALFGAIPIAYSSGVEKYTGAVFEAMSGLTTTGLSIFADPGIIERSIVLWRAILQYLGGFGTLLFAVALAPSLAMPTDVVAEVGRRRGQGSFRPQFAQALKIVAISYVTLTTFCLVALLLSGLPPFLALCYALTTLSTGGFVPNTGGPSGLGNAMVEIVLIVFMMAGAMNFLVHWAALNGQRRVYRCDPELGFWLVLLSVSVAVLWLVQIAAGSPGSMAGLRDTVFFVVSAATTTGFPSQTSTVATSVFGLMLLAGLALIGGASASTAGGVKLVRALLLLRQSARELRRLNHPHGIVPVKVGRAAVDDKVMQTVWSFFVLFLFCLILLTITLSATGLHFETALALALSALTNSGPLLSQVTEVKADLADLGTVAKWLLLTGMLVGRLEVFAVLVLLTPVFWQRRALEKP
- the trkA gene encoding Trk system potassium transporter TrkA translates to MKVLVCGAGEVGFNIARHLADEDNDVVVIDHSRERIQKVGKALDVQALMGYASHPDMLMQGGAGDADMLIAVTQSDEINIVACQVAHTLFNVPTKIARVRNQAYLEPAWADLFSRDHMPIDVVISPEMEVAQSVARRLDVPGALDMADFADDKVRLVAVRLGEDCPVLNTPLRQLNELFPDLAITIVSINRGDRSLYPDPLEQLQSGDEIYFISETAAVPRAMTLFGHEEEAARRLIIVGGGNIGVLLARQIENSNPSINLKLIEFDKARAEYVADTLEHTIVLNGDALDADLLEEANVAAAETIITVTDNDEANVLVSVLAKRHGCLRAVTLINASTYAPLISPLGIDASVSPREITVSTILQHVRRGRIRSVYTVRAGAAEVIDAEAMKTSPLVGSPLKDVRLPKGVLVGAVVRGDEVIVPRGDTVIKEHDRVILFAPHDMVKKVEQMFAVAIGFF